One part of the Corallococcus soli genome encodes these proteins:
- a CDS encoding prephenate dehydratase, which produces MDDAAPRRIAFQGERGAYGDEAARALFGPAVVVVPCPSFRAVLEAVAEGRVDGGVVPVESALAGPVAEVVDLLLEFTPRLSGELRLRVRHCLLAPPGRSLASLTRALSHPQALAQCSGWLRKHHLQPVPEVNTAVAARRVGEEAPAGTAAIASRAAADLYGLAVLAEGIEDSPDNATRFLAVGPALPPHLGSRWKTSVVLTLNDGPGALAGVLGAFAARGVNVARLESRPGGVRAWDYRWCLDVDGAQDAPPVRTALDEARSQCTSLQVLGSYALSD; this is translated from the coding sequence ATGGATGACGCCGCCCCCCGCCGCATCGCCTTCCAGGGCGAGCGCGGCGCGTACGGCGACGAAGCCGCGCGCGCCCTCTTCGGCCCGGCGGTGGTGGTGGTCCCCTGCCCTTCCTTCCGCGCCGTCCTCGAAGCCGTCGCCGAAGGCCGGGTGGACGGCGGCGTCGTGCCCGTGGAGAGCGCGCTCGCGGGGCCGGTGGCGGAGGTGGTGGACCTGCTGCTGGAGTTCACCCCGCGCCTGTCCGGGGAGCTGCGCCTGCGCGTGCGCCACTGCCTGCTCGCGCCGCCGGGGCGCTCGCTCGCGAGCCTCACCCGCGCGCTGTCCCATCCCCAGGCGCTGGCGCAGTGCTCGGGCTGGCTGCGCAAGCACCACCTCCAGCCGGTGCCGGAGGTGAACACCGCGGTGGCCGCGCGACGCGTGGGCGAGGAGGCCCCCGCGGGCACGGCGGCCATCGCCAGCCGGGCGGCGGCGGACCTCTACGGCCTGGCCGTCCTCGCCGAGGGCATCGAGGACTCGCCGGACAACGCCACCCGCTTCCTCGCGGTGGGCCCGGCCCTCCCGCCCCACCTGGGCTCGCGGTGGAAGACGTCCGTGGTGCTCACCCTAAACGACGGGCCCGGCGCGCTCGCGGGGGTGCTGGGGGCCTTCGCCGCGCGGGGCGTGAACGTCGCGCGGCTGGAGTCCCGCCCCGGCGGCGTCCGCGCCTGGGACTACCGCTGGTGCCTGGACGTGGACGGCGCCCAGGACGCGCCGCCCGTGCGAACCGCGCTGGACGAGGCCCGGAGCCAGTGCACGTCGCTCCAGGTCCTCGGCAGCTACGCGCTCAGCGACTGA